One genomic segment of Salinigranum rubrum includes these proteins:
- a CDS encoding MFS transporter, with amino-acid sequence MFDVGDGATSVSKQTAVVVGLISGSQFVNHAFLVLLPPILPILSTDLNVSISMLGLAMGVQALVNTAFQLPFGYLADNYDRSIALGLSSVLGAVGAFIVALAPGFPELVVGQVVLGIGVAGHHAAHYPLLTDATTSDTRGRAFAVYNFGGSLGFATPPVVFTVAIAVVGLTWRHAIGLLAAVGLVYAVVVTAVVAWRVDDDVSAPNVDTSRSSADESLTHRVRAELGTLLGDRGILAVALLTLLASTANWGLTSYTVVFLTDGYDLSLSAANLVLTGLFVVGAGSILVGGYLTDHFGGGRVLVVSYVGLTALLVLIAAQVVPALVVIGLFLVLGGVRSIAIPARDELTERLATGDTIAKSFAIVTIGIMLGNAIAPPVFGYLIQWFGVQATFGAIAAVALGATAVTVLAVTRFAPERRSAASEG; translated from the coding sequence GTGTTCGATGTCGGTGACGGAGCGACGTCCGTCTCGAAGCAGACGGCGGTGGTCGTCGGACTCATCAGCGGGTCGCAGTTCGTCAACCACGCGTTCCTCGTGCTCCTCCCACCGATTCTCCCGATCCTCTCGACGGACCTGAACGTCTCCATCTCGATGCTGGGGCTGGCGATGGGGGTACAGGCGCTGGTCAACACCGCCTTCCAACTCCCGTTCGGCTACCTGGCCGACAACTACGACCGGAGCATCGCCCTCGGGCTCTCGTCGGTGCTCGGTGCGGTCGGTGCGTTCATCGTCGCGCTCGCGCCCGGATTCCCGGAACTGGTCGTCGGACAGGTCGTTCTCGGCATCGGCGTCGCCGGCCACCACGCGGCACACTACCCGCTCCTCACGGACGCTACCACGTCGGACACCCGCGGTCGCGCGTTCGCCGTGTACAACTTCGGCGGAAGCCTCGGCTTCGCGACGCCGCCGGTGGTCTTCACCGTCGCCATCGCGGTCGTGGGACTCACCTGGCGTCACGCCATCGGCCTGCTGGCCGCCGTCGGACTCGTGTACGCGGTGGTCGTCACCGCCGTCGTCGCCTGGCGTGTCGACGACGACGTCTCGGCACCGAACGTCGACACCTCGCGGTCGTCGGCCGACGAATCGCTCACACACCGCGTCCGCGCCGAACTGGGGACGCTCCTCGGCGACCGCGGTATCCTCGCGGTCGCGCTTCTCACCCTGCTGGCCTCGACTGCCAACTGGGGGTTGACCTCCTACACCGTCGTGTTCCTGACCGACGGGTACGACCTGTCGCTGAGCGCCGCGAACCTGGTCCTGACCGGTCTCTTCGTCGTGGGCGCGGGCTCCATCCTCGTCGGCGGGTATCTCACCGACCACTTCGGCGGCGGTCGCGTCCTCGTCGTCAGCTACGTCGGCCTCACGGCGTTACTCGTCCTCATCGCCGCGCAGGTCGTCCCCGCCCTCGTCGTGATCGGCTTGTTCCTCGTGCTGGGTGGCGTCAGGAGTATCGCGATTCCCGCCCGGGACGAACTGACCGAGCGACTGGCCACCGGCGACACCATCGCGAAGAGTTTCGCCATCGTCACCATCGGAATCATGCTCGGGAACGCCATCGCGCCGCCGGTTTTCGGCTATCTCATCCAGTGGTTCGGCGTGCAGGCGACGTTCGGGGCAATCGCCGCGGTGGCGCTGGGAGCGACCGCGGTCACGGTTCTGGCCGTCACCAGGTTCGCCCCCGAGCGGCGGTCCGCAGCGAGTGAGGGGTGA
- a CDS encoding HNH endonuclease, translated as MELGDSQRWLTELRNRHAALLKQRREVRFRPSCGCNNQKRQDNDHGSARHRRDGGETGYDFGGERDWIENELVGVYTEYVGRACDPDETYQAQIKKLLLVFEYSIPSRILAEVVGCSAGHARRFEWDAEQQIVREKQWSRKQREHQAPPALAKRVRERDDDRCVRCESTEQTVVHHIDPARQDGPAVMENLAVLCNRCHVIAHGGAVNTGEVIHGSTRQFWAWAEPDARWSALNNEQTTFDVFR; from the coding sequence ATGGAACTGGGTGACTCACAAAGATGGCTGACTGAACTTCGGAATAGACACGCTGCTCTGTTGAAACAGCGTCGAGAGGTTCGCTTTCGGCCCAGCTGTGGGTGTAATAATCAAAAGAGGCAAGATAATGATCACGGGTCAGCTCGTCACCGGAGGGATGGTGGTGAGACAGGCTATGACTTCGGAGGTGAGCGTGACTGGATAGAGAACGAGCTTGTAGGGGTATACACGGAGTATGTTGGTCGAGCCTGCGATCCGGATGAGACGTACCAAGCACAAATCAAGAAGCTCCTGTTAGTGTTTGAGTACAGCATTCCCTCTCGTATTCTCGCAGAGGTCGTCGGATGCAGTGCAGGCCATGCAAGGCGGTTCGAGTGGGATGCTGAGCAACAAATAGTCCGCGAAAAACAGTGGTCAAGAAAACAGCGAGAGCACCAAGCCCCGCCCGCGTTAGCAAAGCGAGTGCGTGAGCGAGATGACGACCGTTGCGTTCGCTGTGAATCAACGGAACAGACCGTTGTACATCACATTGACCCAGCGAGACAAGACGGACCTGCGGTAATGGAGAACCTCGCTGTCCTCTGTAATCGCTGTCACGTCATCGCTCACGGTGGTGCTGTTAACACTGGCGAGGTCATTCACGGCTCAACGAGGCAATTCTGGGCTTGGGCAGAACCCGATGCTCGGTGGAGCGCTCTTAATAACGAACAAACAACGTTTGATGTATTCCGATGA
- a CDS encoding DUF7260 family protein, with amino-acid sequence MIASRWSRIFGLCVVALGTALFWTGVGVSSLHLRLPVAHLVEVSRVAAETTQPLGGAVAGHSLSHRGPTTPTTVGAGCVVAGYTRHVADAIETVRTERCRTLCEHGAFKRFAGRVADLETHRSQLSTGLSTNTGMLARSPTCDSQLETVRRAYRETVMAVPHYDDDYGDDFEESLRVEFGEEVACGFEATDTLTPQFKRLFVRGALLAADMRRSYVRTLERELDALDSAREAFEAAATALADHDGEYHRHPFGPLVARYEFLDAHARTCERVLYDRQRQRTNGWSGYDLDELHEYLYLDAATNYPILADGTSLLAALDEERRAVHRALVRRF; translated from the coding sequence ATGATTGCCAGCCGTTGGAGTCGCATCTTCGGTCTCTGCGTCGTCGCCCTCGGAACCGCGCTGTTCTGGACGGGAGTGGGCGTGTCGTCGCTTCACCTCCGATTGCCGGTCGCGCATCTCGTGGAGGTCTCTCGGGTCGCGGCGGAGACGACCCAGCCGCTCGGCGGAGCGGTCGCGGGCCACTCGCTCTCTCATCGAGGTCCGACGACTCCGACCACGGTCGGTGCGGGGTGTGTGGTCGCGGGCTACACCAGACACGTCGCGGACGCCATCGAGACCGTCCGGACGGAGCGGTGTCGGACGCTGTGCGAACACGGCGCGTTCAAACGGTTCGCCGGTCGGGTCGCCGACCTCGAGACCCACCGATCGCAGCTGTCGACGGGGCTCTCGACGAACACGGGGATGTTGGCCCGGTCGCCGACGTGCGACTCGCAACTGGAGACGGTGCGACGTGCGTACCGCGAGACGGTGATGGCGGTCCCGCACTACGACGACGACTACGGCGACGACTTCGAAGAGAGCCTCAGAGTCGAGTTCGGCGAGGAGGTCGCGTGCGGCTTCGAGGCGACGGACACGCTCACGCCGCAGTTCAAGCGGTTGTTCGTTCGGGGTGCGCTGCTGGCGGCCGACATGCGCCGGTCGTACGTCAGGACGCTCGAGCGAGAACTCGACGCCCTCGACTCCGCGCGGGAGGCGTTCGAGGCCGCCGCGACGGCGCTGGCCGACCACGACGGGGAGTACCACCGGCACCCGTTCGGGCCCCTCGTGGCGAGATACGAGTTCCTCGACGCCCACGCGCGGACGTGTGAGCGGGTCCTGTACGACCGTCAGCGGCAGCGGACGAACGGCTGGTCGGGGTACGACCTCGACGAACTCCACGAATACCTGTATCTGGACGCGGCGACGAACTATCCGATCCTCGCCGACGGCACGAGCCTCCTCGCAGCCCTCGACGAGGAGAGACGAGCGGTCCACCGAGCACTCGTTCGGCGCTTCTGA
- a CDS encoding tyrosine-type recombinase/integrase, protein MNVDDTNNTARKLERQWELLEEADINDTDRKTIARFVRVQRKGNEALEKNTLIADLSRLRCASTWSESPLVEMNYADVQDLMDFLLTSKRQGGRGLSPDGTAFNGYKDIFRVFFRWLTEQPNQSDFPFWEEIETKSQSINRIDEEQLLSEEDINLLKEGTRNPRDATIIEFLADSGARITLATQLRVKDIHDLDTKRPYFTPNPNGEGHKGAPDKQYPILRSRADIRAWINQYHPDPRPIAPLWPVLRGYDVGNPQDCAVSSDSLRGALSRAAGRVDIEKPVNPHNFRHMAITRLSQEGYSPQEIRHIAGWADDRMLEKYDNTNDRRRNEQIGLKAGFLDETEAETGPSVPQSCGNCRETLAPEARFCPRCGTSTTEKAIEALQEQDNRIFESAVGADDELATAVLQLRELFEEYPVLREVTLSV, encoded by the coding sequence ATGAACGTAGACGACACCAACAACACCGCTCGAAAGCTCGAACGGCAGTGGGAATTGCTTGAGGAAGCCGATATCAACGACACTGACCGCAAAACCATTGCCAGGTTCGTGCGGGTCCAACGCAAGGGCAACGAAGCACTTGAGAAAAACACATTGATCGCAGACCTTAGCCGGCTGCGATGCGCTTCGACGTGGTCGGAGAGTCCGCTCGTTGAGATGAACTATGCCGACGTTCAGGATTTGATGGATTTTCTTCTCACTAGCAAACGTCAGGGGGGGAGGGGACTTTCGCCCGATGGAACCGCATTTAATGGATACAAAGACATCTTCCGAGTCTTTTTTCGCTGGCTCACCGAACAGCCGAACCAGTCTGATTTCCCCTTTTGGGAGGAGATTGAAACCAAGAGTCAGTCGATCAATCGTATCGATGAGGAACAACTCCTCAGTGAGGAGGACATCAATCTGCTGAAGGAAGGAACTCGGAACCCTAGAGATGCCACCATTATCGAATTTCTCGCTGACTCCGGTGCGCGCATCACGCTCGCCACTCAGCTTCGCGTTAAGGATATTCACGACCTCGACACGAAACGTCCGTACTTCACCCCGAACCCGAATGGTGAGGGTCATAAAGGGGCCCCGGACAAGCAATACCCAATTCTCCGGAGCCGGGCGGATATTAGGGCTTGGATCAACCAGTATCATCCCGATCCGAGGCCCATTGCCCCACTGTGGCCGGTTCTTAGAGGTTATGACGTCGGAAATCCGCAGGACTGTGCCGTGAGCAGTGATAGCCTCCGAGGAGCTCTCTCGCGGGCAGCCGGCCGTGTGGATATTGAGAAGCCTGTCAACCCTCACAACTTTCGACACATGGCTATCACTCGACTGTCTCAAGAGGGATACTCGCCGCAAGAGATCCGACACATCGCTGGCTGGGCGGACGATCGAATGCTGGAGAAGTATGACAACACCAACGACAGGCGGCGTAACGAGCAAATCGGCCTCAAGGCGGGATTTCTTGACGAGACTGAGGCTGAAACCGGACCTTCTGTGCCCCAGTCCTGTGGAAACTGTAGGGAGACGCTGGCACCCGAGGCCCGGTTCTGCCCCAGATGTGGCACGTCCACTACCGAAAAAGCAATCGAGGCTCTCCAAGAGCAGGACAATCGAATATTCGAATCGGCTGTAGGTGCGGATGATGAACTCGCTACTGCTGTACTCCAGCTTCGAGAACTGTTCGAGGAGTATCCAGTCCTCCGTGAGGTCACACTGAGTGTGTAG
- a CDS encoding pyridoxal phosphate-dependent aminotransferase, whose amino-acid sequence MTEQPIPLARRVAEADETMIRTMYDLAEQQSGDLVRLEIGEPDFDTPAHVIDAAARAARAGATHYTPNAGVPQLREAIAEKMERDHGLVTDPSEVVAAAGATEALFLTLLTTADVGDEVVIPTPAWPQYRLQVQLVGATPVEVPLSAAEGFDLDADRVIDAIGDETACVVLNSPSNPTSRVSDPEVVDGIVDAAAEHDAVVVLDEVYASLDYAGDGRSLAADRAADNVVVINACSKQYAMTGWRLGWLVAPVHLAAAAIKLHPGTSSCPSSLSQHGAVAALTGPQDDAEAMARAFRERRDYVLQRVEEIPALSCPTPEGGFYAFLDVRALDGTSFEVASRLLKSHGVVTVPGEGFGAGGEGFVRVSFASGMDELEAGFDRIARMVRDELA is encoded by the coding sequence ATGACAGAGCAACCGATACCGCTCGCCAGGCGCGTGGCCGAGGCGGACGAGACGATGATCCGAACGATGTACGACCTCGCCGAGCAGCAGTCGGGCGACCTCGTCAGGCTGGAGATCGGCGAACCCGACTTCGACACGCCGGCACACGTCATCGACGCGGCAGCGCGAGCGGCCAGAGCGGGCGCGACGCACTACACCCCCAACGCGGGCGTCCCACAGCTTCGGGAGGCTATCGCCGAAAAGATGGAACGGGACCACGGTCTCGTCACCGACCCGAGCGAGGTCGTCGCGGCCGCGGGAGCGACCGAGGCGCTCTTCCTCACACTTTTGACGACCGCAGACGTTGGTGACGAGGTCGTTATTCCCACTCCGGCGTGGCCGCAGTACCGCCTACAGGTCCAACTCGTGGGCGCGACGCCGGTGGAGGTCCCCCTCTCGGCGGCGGAGGGGTTCGACCTCGACGCCGACCGCGTGATCGACGCGATAGGAGACGAGACGGCGTGTGTCGTCCTGAACTCGCCGTCGAACCCGACGAGTCGGGTCTCCGACCCGGAGGTCGTGGACGGAATCGTCGACGCGGCGGCCGAACACGACGCCGTCGTGGTGCTGGACGAGGTGTACGCCAGTCTCGACTACGCCGGCGACGGTCGGAGCCTCGCCGCCGACCGCGCTGCCGACAACGTCGTCGTCATCAACGCCTGCTCCAAGCAGTACGCGATGACCGGCTGGCGGCTCGGCTGGCTCGTCGCCCCCGTACACCTTGCGGCGGCGGCGATCAAACTGCATCCGGGGACGTCCTCGTGTCCATCGAGCCTCTCACAGCACGGGGCGGTGGCCGCACTCACCGGCCCACAGGACGACGCGGAGGCGATGGCCCGCGCGTTCAGAGAGCGCCGCGACTACGTCCTCCAGCGCGTCGAGGAGATCCCCGCGCTCTCGTGTCCCACGCCCGAGGGAGGCTTCTACGCCTTCCTCGACGTGCGAGCGCTGGACGGGACGAGCTTCGAGGTGGCCAGCCGACTCCTGAAGTCGCACGGCGTCGTGACCGTCCCCGGCGAGGGCTTCGGGGCGGGGGGCGAGGGGTTCGTCCGCGTGAGCTTCGCGAGCGGGATGGACGAACTCGAAGCGGGGTTCGACCGCATCGCCCGGATGGTCCGCGACGAACTCGCGTGA
- a CDS encoding winged helix-turn-helix domain-containing protein has translation MRLSANWMSIADDRILEFLHEEGPRSPSKIHEDGRVRFSRQHINMRCKKLEEYDLVQNLGNGVYSITEQGREYLEGDIDANEL, from the coding sequence ATGCGGCTCTCCGCGAACTGGATGTCTATCGCTGATGACCGTATTCTGGAATTTCTTCACGAGGAAGGGCCGCGGAGCCCCTCTAAAATCCATGAAGATGGACGTGTACGTTTCAGCCGCCAACATATCAATATGCGTTGTAAAAAACTAGAAGAGTATGACTTAGTCCAGAATCTAGGAAATGGTGTTTATTCAATCACAGAACAGGGAAGAGAGTATCTCGAGGGAGATATCGACGCAAATGAATTGTGA